Within the Micromonospora citrea genome, the region CAGCACCCCGGCGTCGCGGCGTCCCGGCGTCCCGGCGTCCCGGTGTCCCGGTGTCCCGGTGTCCCGGTGTCCCGGTGTCCCGGCGTCCCGGTGTCCCGGTGTCCCGGTGTCGTGATGTCGTAACCGACTCAGCTCGACAGGGCCCGGCCAAGTACCCCTCGCCCGCCCACTCGCGGCAGCTTCGCGACCGGGTCGATCGCCCGGCCCGATGAGGGTGCGGGCGCACTCAGGGCGGCACCGCACGTGGGCGGCGGTGGCCGTTGCCGGGTGCCGGCGACGGAGGACGCCCGGACACCGACCGCGAGAGCGTGCGGATTCCGTCGCTCCGACACTCAACATCCTCCGAATCCGTTGCAGAAGTGCCAAGTCACAGCCGATTTCACTTGCCTTTGCAGCTCAGGGTGTGCGATAACCGTGGGCAGAGCGGCCGGCGTCACCCCACACCGGCCCGGGACCGATGGGGCTCACATGGCGAACGCCACCGACCACCTCTGGATGCACTTCACGCGGATGGCGAGCTACTCCGCCGGCGAGGTGCCGACCATCGTGCGCGGCGACGGCGCGTACGTCTGGGACGCCCAGGGCCGCCGCTACCTGGACGGGCTCGCGGGGCTCTTCGTGGTCAACGCCGGCCACGGGCGCGCCGAGCTGGCCGAGGCCGCCGCCAAGCAGGCGGGCGAGCTGGCCTACTTCCCGCTCTGGTCCTATGCCCACCCCAAGGCGGTCGAGCTGGCCGAGCGGATCGCGGCGCTGACCCCCGGCGACCTCGATCGCGTCTTCTTCACCACCGGCGGGTCGGAGGCCGTCGAGGCGGCGTGGAAGCTGGCCCGGGCCTACTTCAAGCGCACCGGCAGGCCCAACAAGCACAAGGTGGTCAGCCGCCACGTCGCCTACCACGGCACCTCGATGGGGGCGCTGTCGATCACCGGCCTGCCCGGCATCAAGAGCGACTTCGAGCCGCTCGTGCCCGGCGGCATCAAGGTGCCGAACACCAACTTCTACCGCGCTCCGGAGCACGGCGACTCCCCGGAGGCGTTCGGCCGGTGGGCCGCCGACGAGATCGGCCGCGCCATCGAGCGGGAGGGGCCGGACACCGTCGCGGCCGTGTTCCTGGAGCCGGTGCAGAACTCCGGCGGCTGCTT harbors:
- a CDS encoding aspartate aminotransferase family protein yields the protein MANATDHLWMHFTRMASYSAGEVPTIVRGDGAYVWDAQGRRYLDGLAGLFVVNAGHGRAELAEAAAKQAGELAYFPLWSYAHPKAVELAERIAALTPGDLDRVFFTTGGSEAVEAAWKLARAYFKRTGRPNKHKVVSRHVAYHGTSMGALSITGLPGIKSDFEPLVPGGIKVPNTNFYRAPEHGDSPEAFGRWAADEIGRAIEREGPDTVAAVFLEPVQNSGGCFPPPPGYFERVRQICDAYDVLLVSDEVICSWGRLGEYFGAVRYGYQPDIITTAKGITSGYAPLGAMIASERLMEPFLTETGVFAHGVTFGGHPVSCAVALANLEVFARENLIGHVRANEAAFRATLEKLHDLPIVGDVRGDGYFYGIELVKDKATRATFDEAESERLLRGFLSTALFSAGLYCRADDRGDPVVQLAPPLIAGQQQFDEIEQILRAVLTEAWARL